One window of the Planktothrix sp. FACHB-1365 genome contains the following:
- a CDS encoding AAA family ATPase, whose product MHLVRVQVPNFRALNQVDITFEKDFFPKIFPLGSQNGGGKSTLLQLIFVLLHCSANPDQFDFIKNILLNFDIPEGDDNRIIAKIDIDDQSNLIQLIFFCQRQTKKQEYKNNGCFWEEEPSIIPIGQYNDENENDENDDENDEDDDYRFVRRRRNTRNNRILLCQIKDSKNQLIEENQNKDFLKKISEHIFLIAPSTQVFLFLPRSTTELLFKNPNNRGNYYSKLNSAKSELNNFFTYDFLAVEVLIDYFKLVRDQDFREALKTAGQYGNHYKSLLQELNQVLIDKKINLTEDFEGVTFEWEKNGKTIKLNPEDLSHGELKRLTIYTLLKYYEIKDAIVLMDEIEIALHPDWQYQIISDLEQWEPTNQYILATHSYELCQALTPAHVKEIEPKLIKNKD is encoded by the coding sequence ATGCACTTAGTCCGAGTTCAAGTTCCTAATTTTCGGGCTTTAAATCAAGTCGATATTACCTTTGAAAAAGATTTTTTTCCTAAAATTTTCCCCCTAGGAAGTCAGAATGGAGGGGGAAAAAGTACACTGTTGCAATTAATTTTTGTCTTATTGCATTGTTCAGCGAATCCTGATCAATTTGATTTTATAAAGAATATTCTCTTAAATTTCGACATCCCTGAAGGTGATGATAATAGAATTATTGCAAAAATAGATATTGATGATCAGAGTAATTTAATTCAATTAATCTTTTTTTGTCAAAGACAGACTAAGAAACAAGAGTACAAGAATAACGGTTGTTTTTGGGAAGAAGAGCCCAGTATTATACCCATTGGTCAATATAATGATGAGAATGAAAATGATGAAAATGATGATGAGAATGATGAGGATGATGATTATAGGTTTGTTCGCAGAAGAAGAAATACAAGAAATAATCGAATCCTGCTTTGCCAAATTAAGGATAGTAAAAATCAATTAATAGAGGAAAACCAAAATAAAGATTTTTTGAAAAAAATTTCTGAACATATATTTTTAATTGCTCCATCAACACAAGTTTTCCTATTTCTTCCTCGCTCTACTACAGAACTTTTATTTAAAAATCCTAATAATCGAGGAAATTATTATTCTAAGTTAAATTCTGCCAAATCGGAACTTAATAACTTTTTTACTTATGATTTTTTAGCAGTTGAGGTTTTAATCGACTATTTTAAACTTGTTCGAGATCAAGACTTTAGAGAAGCTCTCAAAACAGCAGGTCAATATGGGAACCATTATAAGAGTTTACTCCAAGAACTCAATCAAGTCTTAATTGATAAAAAAATTAATCTTACTGAAGATTTTGAAGGCGTGACTTTTGAGTGGGAAAAGAATGGAAAAACTATCAAACTTAATCCTGAAGATCTGAGTCATGGTGAATTAAAACGTTTAACGATTTATACTTTACTTAAATATTATGAAATTAAAGATGCTATTGTTTTAATGGATGAAATTGAAATTGCATTACATCCAGATTGGCAATATCAAATTATTTCTGATTTAGAACAATGGGAACCTACTAACCAATATATTTTAGCAACCCACTCTTACGAATTATGTCAAGCATTAACCCCTGCTCACGTTAAAGAAATTGAACCCAAATTAATTAAAAATAAAGATTAA
- a CDS encoding DUF6335 family protein, whose product MANRTHPSKGKKNQLPHNQNLIQEIKDEIELNQNQEPTLAELASIEEEIGLIEISVDPEELNTVMIDDTDDNWDINDDDVIDESDDPEMISDLPPEITQSLGTGLQGQPTDRAGRRAHLSQSDQFNQASAILTGGDIDANFEQANAVGDEAVGGTVATPDQDIVEEIAAAVGLEMRDRSSLRTTEFLEKRDDQRWELDPTSSEDYEDRENESL is encoded by the coding sequence ATGGCTAATCGAACTCACCCATCTAAAGGAAAAAAAAATCAACTTCCTCACAATCAAAACTTAATTCAAGAGATTAAAGATGAGATTGAATTGAATCAAAATCAAGAACCGACCTTAGCAGAATTAGCAAGCATTGAGGAGGAAATTGGTTTAATAGAAATTTCCGTTGATCCCGAAGAACTCAATACGGTAATGATTGATGATACGGATGATAATTGGGATATTAATGATGATGATGTAATTGATGAAAGTGATGATCCAGAAATGATTAGTGATTTACCCCCAGAAATTACCCAATCATTAGGAACAGGACTACAAGGACAACCCACTGACCGTGCGGGTAGACGCGCTCATTTAAGCCAAAGCGATCAATTTAATCAAGCCAGTGCAATTTTAACGGGTGGAGATATTGATGCTAATTTTGAACAAGCCAATGCTGTTGGGGATGAAGCCGTTGGCGGGACGGTCGCCACACCGGATCAAGATATTGTAGAGGAAATTGCCGCCGCAGTGGGTTTAGAAATGCGCGATCGCTCTTCCCTTCGGACAACAGAATTTTTAGAAAAACGAGATGATCAACGCTGGGAATTAGATCCGACTTCTTCTGAGGATTATGAAGACCGGGAAAACGAAAGTTTGTAG
- a CDS encoding sensory rhodopsin transducer encodes MVLQIGDNLPIGSLRWAIAEGYIPNYSNGPEPQFTSHETACILNTSDQDAYVKITIYFSDREPVGPYCVTVPARRTKHLRFNDLTDPEPIPRDTDYASVFESDVPIVVQHTRLDSRQSENALLSTIAYS; translated from the coding sequence ATGGTTTTACAAATTGGAGATAATTTACCCATTGGAAGTCTTCGTTGGGCGATCGCTGAAGGCTATATTCCCAACTATAGTAACGGCCCAGAGCCTCAATTTACCAGTCATGAAACGGCTTGTATTTTGAATACTTCTGATCAAGATGCTTATGTAAAAATCACCATTTATTTTAGCGATCGCGAACCCGTTGGCCCCTATTGTGTGACGGTTCCCGCAAGACGAACAAAACACCTACGATTTAACGATTTAACCGACCCTGAACCTATTCCCCGTGATACAGATTATGCCAGTGTATTTGAGTCGGATGTTCCGATTGTTGTCCAACATACTCGCCTCGATTCTCGACAGTCGGAAAACGCTTTACTCAGTACCATTGCGTATTCCTAG
- a CDS encoding alpha-amylase family protein: MVKQNFWYKNAIMYSLDVETFKDANGDGVGDFEGLTQCLDYLSGLGITCLWLLPFYPSPNRDNGYDVMDYYNVDPRLGTLGDFVKFIHQAESQGIRVIIDLVVNHTSIEHPWFQDARTHKNSKYRNYYVWSEQQPPKNQPELIAFPTIEDNIWEYDEKAEAYYLHHFFKEQPDLNISNPEVQEEICKIMGFWLELGVSGFRIDAAPFLIKGVGINGETQEDLQHFLEEMQNFVISHRTDGVLLAEANVPPNKIPIYFGNGNRMQILFNFLVNQAMFLALVRQEASTLWQGLKALPDIPDTGEWLNFVRHHDELTLDALSESERQEVFEALAPEKNMQIFGRGIRRRLAPMMNGNRKKIELIYSLMLSLPGIPLLRYGEEIGMGDDLSLQGRTSVRTPMQWSNQPNGGFSNAPAENLTQPVISEGEYSYQLVNVCEQQRDPNSLINWTERLIRIRKQCPQFGQGKWHLLETDHPAVFAHCCQGKDESILALHNLGDQGCNITLKSSENYQYLMDVFGDQYYDPLDQSLTFIPLSAYGYRWLRVNPKN, encoded by the coding sequence ATGGTTAAACAAAATTTTTGGTATAAAAATGCCATTATGTATTCCTTAGATGTCGAAACCTTTAAAGATGCTAATGGCGATGGGGTGGGAGATTTTGAAGGCTTAACGCAATGCTTAGATTATTTATCAGGATTAGGAATCACTTGTTTATGGTTATTACCCTTTTATCCTTCTCCCAATCGAGATAATGGTTATGATGTCATGGATTATTATAACGTTGATCCTCGTCTGGGAACTTTAGGGGATTTTGTCAAGTTTATTCATCAAGCTGAAAGTCAAGGAATTCGAGTGATTATTGATTTAGTCGTGAATCATACTTCTATTGAACATCCTTGGTTTCAAGATGCCAGAACTCATAAAAATTCTAAGTATCGAAATTATTATGTTTGGTCAGAACAACAACCCCCCAAAAATCAACCCGAATTAATTGCCTTTCCCACCATAGAAGATAATATTTGGGAATATGACGAAAAAGCAGAAGCTTATTATCTACATCATTTTTTTAAAGAACAACCCGATTTGAATATTTCTAACCCAGAAGTTCAAGAAGAAATCTGTAAAATTATGGGTTTTTGGTTAGAGTTGGGAGTTTCTGGGTTTAGAATTGATGCGGCTCCTTTTTTAATTAAAGGCGTGGGAATTAATGGAGAAACCCAAGAAGATTTACAACACTTTTTAGAGGAAATGCAAAATTTTGTGATCTCCCATCGCACGGACGGGGTGTTATTAGCAGAAGCAAATGTTCCCCCCAATAAAATTCCAATTTATTTTGGAAATGGGAATCGAATGCAGATTTTATTTAACTTTTTAGTTAATCAAGCGATGTTCCTAGCCTTGGTACGTCAAGAAGCATCAACATTGTGGCAAGGTTTAAAAGCATTACCCGATATTCCCGACACAGGAGAATGGTTAAATTTTGTTCGTCATCATGATGAATTAACTTTAGATGCGTTAAGTGAATCCGAACGTCAAGAAGTTTTTGAAGCCTTGGCACCCGAAAAAAATATGCAAATTTTTGGGCGAGGAATTCGCCGCAGACTTGCACCCATGATGAATGGAAATCGCAAAAAAATTGAACTGATTTATAGTTTAATGTTGAGTTTACCGGGAATTCCTTTATTACGTTATGGTGAAGAAATTGGTATGGGAGATGATCTATCTTTGCAGGGTCGCACTAGCGTCCGAACGCCGATGCAATGGTCAAATCAACCCAATGGAGGATTTTCTAATGCTCCGGCTGAAAATCTCACCCAACCTGTCATTAGTGAGGGGGAATATAGTTATCAATTAGTTAATGTTTGTGAACAACAACGTGATCCGAATTCCCTGATTAATTGGACAGAACGTTTAATCCGTATTCGCAAACAATGCCCCCAATTCGGTCAAGGAAAATGGCATTTACTAGAAACCGATCACCCTGCTGTCTTTGCTCACTGTTGCCAAGGCAAAGATGAATCTATTTTAGCATTGCATAATTTAGGGGATCAAGGTTGTAATATTACCCTAAAATCGAGTGAAAATTATCAATATTTAATGGATGTTTTTGGCGATCAATATTACGATCCTCTCGATCAAAGTTTGACTTTTATTCCTTTATCAGCTTATGGATATCGTTGGTTGAGAGTGAATCCAAAAAACTAA
- a CDS encoding TIGR03885 family FMN-dependent LLM class oxidoreductase: MVKIGYHASHEQFKPSELLNYVQQAELAGFHLSLSSDHFYPWSEKQGQSGFAWSWLGAAMQATPNLSYRIVCAPGQRYHPAIIAQAAATLAELFPNRFWLTVGSGQALNEHITGDKWPCKSDRNSRLKECVDIIRALWAGETVTHRGLVTIEEAKLYTRPEINPLIIGAAITAKTAEWLGSWADGLITTSRPPEQLKEVVDAFYRGGGEGKPMILKVQLSYHANETIAKQGAFDQWRNNIFQSLVLSDLKNPEQFDALGEFVTLEEVENNVRISSDLKQHISWLKQDIKLGFNEIILHNVNREQKQFIEVFGKEIIPVLS, encoded by the coding sequence ATGGTTAAGATTGGTTATCATGCGTCCCACGAACAATTTAAACCCAGTGAATTGTTAAATTATGTTCAACAAGCCGAACTAGCGGGGTTTCATTTATCCTTATCTTCTGATCATTTTTATCCTTGGAGTGAAAAGCAAGGACAAAGTGGGTTTGCTTGGTCTTGGTTAGGGGCGGCAATGCAAGCCACACCGAATTTATCCTATCGAATTGTTTGCGCCCCAGGTCAACGATATCATCCGGCAATTATTGCCCAAGCTGCTGCAACTTTAGCGGAACTTTTTCCGAATCGATTTTGGTTAACCGTCGGTAGTGGTCAAGCGTTAAATGAACATATAACAGGGGATAAATGGCCTTGTAAAAGCGATCGCAATAGTCGTTTAAAAGAATGTGTTGATATTATTCGAGCTTTATGGGCGGGTGAAACCGTAACCCATCGAGGTTTAGTAACAATTGAAGAAGCAAAACTCTATACCCGTCCTGAAATTAATCCCTTAATAATTGGCGCTGCAATTACCGCTAAAACCGCCGAATGGTTAGGAAGTTGGGCTGATGGGTTAATTACTACATCTCGTCCCCCTGAACAATTAAAAGAAGTGGTTGATGCCTTTTATCGCGGAGGAGGAGAGGGAAAACCCATGATTTTAAAAGTGCAGTTATCCTATCATGCTAATGAAACCATTGCTAAACAAGGAGCGTTTGATCAATGGCGAAATAATATTTTTCAAAGTCTGGTTTTATCAGATTTAAAAAATCCTGAACAATTTGATGCACTGGGAGAATTTGTCACTTTAGAAGAAGTTGAAAACAATGTCCGAATTTCGTCTGATCTCAAACAACATATTAGCTGGTTAAAACAAGATATTAAACTAGGGTTTAATGAGATTATTTTACATAATGTTAATCGAGAACAGAAACAGTTTATTGAAGTATTTGGAAAAGAAATAATTCCGGTTTTAAGCTGA
- a CDS encoding diguanylate cyclase yields MPLKTFIPENFLILIVDDITQNLKLVGQMLTEAGYNTTFATSGFQALNRLKNNQTDLILLDLMMPEMDGLEVCQVIKSDPKFEDIPIIFLTASHEEESLVNAFEMGAVDFITKPFIKTELLARVKTHLTLKHTTDILKNTLLQIEQLSQLDSLTQILNRRSFFKVAEVEFNRSIQQGKIFSLLILDLDHFKQINDQYGHLMGDRALITFTSVIRNYLREADYFGRYGGEEFVILLSDTNLEDAVKIAQDICRLIANLSIPTEKDNLQMTVSIGIAISEPQDTRLEDILSRADKSLYQAKAQGRNTCFADSLKPG; encoded by the coding sequence ATGCCACTCAAAACATTTATTCCTGAAAACTTTCTGATTTTAATTGTTGATGATATTACTCAAAATCTGAAATTAGTCGGACAAATGCTCACTGAAGCCGGATATAATACTACCTTTGCAACCAGTGGTTTTCAAGCGTTAAATCGACTAAAAAATAATCAAACGGATTTAATTTTGTTGGATTTAATGATGCCTGAAATGGATGGATTAGAGGTTTGTCAAGTTATTAAAAGTGACCCCAAGTTTGAAGACATTCCGATTATTTTCCTCACCGCTAGTCATGAAGAAGAGAGTTTAGTTAATGCCTTTGAGATGGGGGCTGTTGATTTTATTACGAAACCGTTTATCAAAACTGAATTGTTAGCACGGGTCAAAACTCATTTAACCCTAAAACATACAACCGACATCTTAAAAAACACTTTGTTACAAATCGAACAATTATCTCAACTGGATTCCCTGACCCAAATCTTAAATCGTCGCAGTTTCTTTAAAGTGGCTGAAGTCGAATTTAATCGATCAATTCAACAGGGAAAAATATTTTCTTTATTGATATTAGATTTAGATCATTTTAAACAAATTAATGATCAGTATGGCCATCTCATGGGTGATCGCGCTTTAATCACTTTTACATCAGTAATTAGGAATTACCTCAGAGAAGCAGATTATTTTGGACGCTATGGGGGAGAAGAATTTGTGATTTTATTATCAGATACTAATCTCGAAGATGCAGTTAAAATTGCCCAAGATATTTGTCGTTTAATTGCTAATTTATCTATCCCAACGGAGAAGGATAATTTACAAATGACGGTGAGTATTGGAATCGCTATTTCTGAACCCCAGGATACACGTCTTGAGGATATTCTTTCAAGGGCAGATAAATCCCTATATCAAGCAAAAGCTCAAGGACGAAATACTTGTTTTGCTGATTCTTTAAAACCGGGTTAA
- a CDS encoding PAS domain S-box protein, with product MVVSEEVTFPISNDYIERDFWVVSPDTSIFDVVQQMTQNPRKARNGQSEPDQQSTYPSCVLVLDHQQLVGLLTERDCVKLATQRQNLHHIPVSQVMTRQLITYQEREIQEPLQVISILRQHRIRHLPIVNETGQPVGIVTPHSIRGILQPADILKCQSIRDVMVNTVIGGSRKTSVLKLAQLMTEHQVSCVVIGDKFTPEKIRPLGILTERDILNLQALELDLSQLEAEQVMSQPLLFISPKASLWDAHQSMQHHRIRRLVVADEQGYLAGLVTQTTILQAIDLNELQTVISLLKKQLEKVQDEKINLLNSINFNLKKEVTIHTKRLKEQSQRHQLLTDTALRIRASLSLDLILKTTVTEVRQLLECDRVIIEKFEADGYRRVIVESVESPQYSLLDAGVIYHNSDSDLAVEIRFENQLWGRLIAQNFSIIQSWEPEEIEFLENLSVHVALGIQHATLLEQIQQANRELEAKVQERTAELAQTNERLRQELERSQETQTALKHQQEILNSFYNSSPMMMGVVELFETDVLYLSVNLATAQFLGKKNEEIQHKFVSQLGINYPLLQHWMNHYRESQRLGKPVKFECQYDQPDGKKKWLSATVSYIGLSENDRPRFSYLVEDISDRKRYEESLRRYERIVETTGDAICLLDQNYIYQVANPAYLKLIDRPLEKVIGHSVSEVLGTNFFEQTIKPSLDQCLIGEALQDDLWVDIDPVKKRYLRRTYTPYLDEQKTICGIVGSIQDLTDLKEAENALKHNEELFALTVQHAPDVFVIYDSERRFEYVNQRTSECTKIPIENFIGRRDEDVYPPDVYSKYLPLLDHAIATKTVQIGEFTLQMEGLEPYIVIIKYVPLLDDNGEVQQILGMTFDIGDRKRMEETLRQREEQLKAVADNIPGAIFTYIKRPDGSGCLEYISDGCFEVFGLTALELMNNHKLLEPGFHHEDLQRHRIAIVNSAATLTPLFYELRYQMPNGDIKWIAEASRPEYRDNGDIAWRGVILDVSDRKKTELELNETSDRLNFLLNYSPIVILSCKPEGNYPITFISENVKEIVGFEPQIFLEDSSFWIQQIHPDDVEWVLTNLATKFTEDYYVHEYRWLKADGTYSWFLTQLRKIRDEAGNVVEMLGYLVEISDRKSLEQELATLLEQETRRSQELTQKNIALEQARREAEMANQAKSEFLANMSHEIRTPMNAILGFTDLLQSVVHEPRSVSYLNAVITASRTLLALINDILDLSKIEAGKLELDYGPVNLRVLIQEIQNIFNHKATEKGLVLHIQIEDNVPELIYIDEIRLRQILFNVVGNALKFTEKGYISISARTQTYCACNSEKVWLEIAIEDTGIGIAPHQQTRIFEAFVQSAGQSNRKYGGTGLGLAITQRLTQMMGGIILLQSQLRRGSIFTFVFPDIAQSKNPISVKLNSGEDRNLNQFQASTILVVDDVQSNRELIQGYFAGTHHLLFLAENGKQAIQMANVHQPDLILLDLRMPEMDGKMVAQFLKQDEKTRQIPIVILTASCQSEEQAKVQLLCQGFLRKPVSLPQLVREMKRHLIYQSSPENTEIDRESPKEKSGVSPVLFLSSDACTELLFQLQQEEEQVWNTLRKTLRTRDLQHFVQRLAAWGQQYQYQPLLDYIQTLETQLEAFDWNTIPQTIEDFPQIRERLKLYCKEGL from the coding sequence ATGGTAGTTTCAGAAGAAGTTACATTTCCCATTTCTAACGATTATATTGAGCGTGATTTTTGGGTTGTTTCTCCCGATACTTCTATTTTTGATGTTGTTCAACAGATGACTCAAAATCCCCGGAAAGCGAGGAATGGACAGTCAGAACCTGACCAACAATCAACCTATCCCAGTTGTGTTTTGGTGTTAGACCATCAACAATTAGTCGGTTTACTCACAGAACGAGACTGTGTAAAATTGGCAACCCAGAGACAAAATTTGCACCATATTCCTGTTTCCCAGGTAATGACCCGACAGTTAATTACCTATCAAGAACGGGAGATTCAAGAACCCTTACAGGTGATTTCAATTCTACGCCAACATCGGATTCGTCATTTACCGATTGTGAATGAAACAGGACAACCTGTGGGAATTGTAACGCCTCATAGTATTCGTGGTATCTTGCAACCAGCCGATATTTTGAAATGTCAATCGATTCGAGATGTCATGGTGAACACTGTGATTGGTGGCTCTCGAAAAACCAGTGTTTTAAAGTTAGCACAACTCATGACAGAGCATCAAGTGAGTTGTGTGGTAATTGGAGACAAATTCACCCCTGAAAAAATTCGTCCTTTGGGAATCTTAACCGAACGAGATATCTTAAATCTTCAAGCTTTGGAACTGGATTTAAGTCAGTTAGAAGCAGAACAAGTCATGAGTCAGCCCTTATTATTTATTAGTCCCAAAGCGTCTCTTTGGGATGCTCATCAATCCATGCAGCACCATAGAATTCGGCGGTTAGTGGTGGCGGATGAGCAAGGATATTTAGCGGGTTTGGTCACTCAAACTACGATTTTACAAGCGATTGATTTGAATGAATTACAAACGGTTATCTCTCTTTTAAAAAAACAGCTTGAAAAAGTCCAGGATGAAAAAATAAATCTTTTAAATAGTATTAATTTTAATTTAAAAAAAGAAGTTACAATTCATACCAAAAGACTCAAAGAACAAAGTCAAAGACATCAGCTTTTAACGGATACCGCTTTACGAATTCGAGCTTCTTTAAGTTTAGATCTAATTTTGAAGACAACGGTGACAGAAGTTCGGCAATTGTTAGAATGCGATCGCGTGATCATTGAAAAATTTGAAGCCGATGGTTATCGAAGAGTCATTGTTGAATCTGTAGAAAGCCCCCAATACTCACTTCTCGATGCAGGGGTCATCTATCACAATTCTGATTCAGATTTAGCTGTTGAAATTCGATTTGAAAACCAGCTATGGGGTAGATTAATTGCTCAGAATTTTAGTATAATTCAGTCATGGGAACCCGAAGAAATAGAATTTTTGGAAAATTTATCAGTTCATGTTGCTTTAGGAATTCAACACGCGACGTTACTAGAGCAAATTCAACAAGCCAATCGAGAATTAGAAGCCAAAGTTCAAGAACGAACGGCTGAATTAGCACAAACCAATGAACGATTAAGGCAAGAATTAGAGCGCAGTCAAGAAACCCAAACGGCTTTAAAACACCAACAAGAAATTCTGAATAGTTTTTATAATTCTTCTCCAATGATGATGGGTGTTGTTGAACTATTTGAAACGGATGTTTTATATCTTTCAGTCAATTTAGCAACGGCTCAATTTTTAGGGAAAAAAAATGAGGAAATTCAGCATAAATTTGTTAGTCAATTGGGGATAAATTACCCGTTGCTTCAACATTGGATGAATCATTATCGAGAAAGTCAACGTTTAGGAAAACCCGTCAAATTTGAGTGTCAATATGATCAACCTGATGGGAAAAAGAAATGGTTATCAGCAACGGTGTCTTATATTGGTTTATCGGAAAATGATCGTCCTCGGTTTTCCTATCTTGTTGAAGATATTAGCGATCGCAAACGTTATGAAGAATCCCTAAGACGATATGAACGCATTGTTGAAACCACTGGAGATGCGATTTGTTTACTGGATCAGAACTATATTTATCAAGTGGCTAATCCCGCTTACTTAAAATTGATAGATCGACCCTTAGAAAAGGTGATTGGTCATTCTGTTTCTGAGGTTTTAGGGACTAATTTTTTTGAGCAAACCATTAAACCTTCTCTGGATCAATGTTTAATCGGGGAAGCCCTTCAAGATGATTTATGGGTGGATATTGATCCTGTTAAAAAACGATATTTGAGGCGTACCTATACCCCCTATTTAGATGAACAGAAAACGATTTGTGGAATTGTTGGCAGTATTCAAGATTTAACGGATCTCAAAGAAGCCGAAAATGCACTGAAACACAATGAAGAACTATTTGCTTTAACAGTGCAACACGCTCCTGATGTCTTTGTAATTTATGATTCAGAACGTCGATTTGAGTATGTCAATCAACGAACCTCAGAATGCACAAAAATTCCCATAGAAAACTTCATCGGTCGTCGAGATGAAGATGTTTACCCCCCGGATGTTTATTCTAAATATCTGCCCTTACTTGATCATGCAATTGCGACCAAAACCGTACAAATTGGAGAATTTACATTGCAAATGGAGGGACTAGAACCTTATATCGTGATTATCAAATACGTTCCCCTTTTAGATGATAACGGAGAGGTTCAACAAATTTTAGGTATGACCTTTGATATTGGCGATCGCAAACGCATGGAAGAAACTCTACGTCAACGAGAAGAACAGTTAAAAGCCGTTGCTGATAATATTCCAGGCGCAATTTTTACCTATATTAAACGCCCCGATGGTTCTGGTTGTTTGGAATATATTAGTGATGGTTGCTTTGAAGTCTTTGGCTTAACAGCCCTGGAATTAATGAACAATCATAAACTTTTAGAACCCGGGTTTCATCACGAAGATCTCCAGAGACATCGAATAGCAATTGTAAACAGTGCAGCCACCCTCACCCCCCTGTTTTATGAGTTGCGATATCAAATGCCCAATGGGGATATAAAATGGATTGCAGAAGCTTCCCGTCCTGAATATCGAGACAATGGAGATATTGCTTGGCGAGGGGTGATTTTGGATGTCAGCGATCGCAAAAAAACCGAATTAGAATTAAATGAAACCAGCGATCGCTTAAATTTCCTGCTCAATTATTCTCCCATTGTTATTTTAAGTTGCAAACCAGAAGGTAATTATCCGATTACTTTTATCAGTGAAAATGTTAAAGAAATTGTTGGTTTTGAACCTCAAATTTTTTTAGAAGATTCGAGCTTCTGGATTCAACAGATTCATCCTGATGATGTAGAGTGGGTTTTAACCAACTTAGCAACAAAATTCACTGAGGATTATTATGTTCATGAATATCGGTGGTTGAAAGCAGATGGAACTTATAGCTGGTTTTTAACACAGTTAAGGAAAATTCGAGATGAAGCGGGAAATGTCGTGGAAATGTTGGGATATTTAGTTGAAATTAGCGATCGCAAAAGCTTAGAGCAAGAATTAGCCACATTACTCGAACAAGAAACCCGTCGGAGTCAAGAACTAACCCAAAAAAATATAGCTCTCGAACAAGCTCGACGGGAAGCAGAAATGGCAAACCAAGCTAAAAGTGAATTTCTGGCTAATATGAGTCATGAAATTCGTACACCCATGAATGCCATTTTAGGATTTACAGATTTACTACAATCTGTTGTTCATGAACCGAGATCCGTCTCTTATTTAAACGCTGTAATCACCGCTAGTCGAACTCTACTGGCCTTAATTAATGATATTCTTGATTTGTCTAAAATTGAGGCGGGGAAACTGGAACTCGATTATGGCCCTGTTAACTTACGGGTGCTGATTCAGGAAATTCAAAACATTTTTAACCATAAAGCCACAGAAAAAGGGTTAGTTTTACACATCCAAATTGAAGATAATGTCCCCGAATTGATTTATATTGATGAGATACGATTACGTCAAATTTTATTTAACGTTGTCGGTAATGCTCTTAAGTTCACGGAAAAGGGATATATTAGCATTTCTGCACGAACTCAAACCTATTGTGCCTGCAATAGCGAAAAGGTTTGGTTAGAAATTGCGATTGAAGATACAGGAATTGGGATTGCACCCCATCAGCAGACTCGTATTTTTGAAGCCTTCGTTCAAAGTGCCGGACAAAGTAATCGTAAGTATGGAGGCACCGGTTTAGGATTGGCGATTACTCAACGCTTAACTCAAATGATGGGGGGAATTATATTGCTTCAAAGCCAATTGCGACGAGGCAGTATTTTTACTTTTGTATTTCCCGACATTGCTCAGTCTAAAAATCCGATCTCGGTGAAATTAAATTCTGGTGAAGATCGCAATCTCAACCAATTTCAAGCTAGTACAATTTTGGTTGTTGATGATGTTCAATCTAACCGAGAATTAATTCAAGGATACTTTGCCGGAACTCATCATTTATTATTTCTAGCAGAGAATGGGAAACAAGCAATTCAGATGGCAAATGTTCATCAACCCGATTTAATTCTTCTGGATTTACGGATGCCGGAGATGGACGGAAAAATGGTGGCTCAATTTCTCAAACAAGATGAAAAAACTCGACAGATTCCGATTGTGATTTTGACCGCATCTTGTCAAAGTGAAGAGCAAGCAAAAGTTCAATTACTCTGTCAAGGATTCTTGCGAAAGCCGGTCAGTTTGCCACAATTAGTCAGAGAAATGAAGCGACATTTAATATACCAAAGCTCTCCCGAAAATACCGAGATTGACAGAGAAAGTCCGAAAGAAAAATCCGGGGTTTCTCCTGTTTTATTCCTCAGTTCTGATGCGTGTACAGAACTCCTGTTTCAACTTCAACAAGAAGAAGAACAGGTTTGGAATACGTTGCGAAAAACATTAAGAACCAGAGATTTACAACATTTTGTTCAACGTCTGGCTGCCTGGGGGCAACAGTATCAATATCAACCCTTATTAGATTATATACAAACTTTAGAAACTCAATTAGAAGCGTTTGATTGGAATACAATTCCTCAAACCATTGAGGATTTCCCTCAGATTCGAGAAAGGTTAAAACTTTACTGTAAAGAAGGACTTTGA